The genomic region TCGGCCCGTCCGCGACGACCAGGCCCTGTGCCATCAGCACGATCCGGTCGGCGTAGGCGTCGGCCTCCTCGAGGTAGTGGGTGGCGAAGACCACCGTCTTTCCCGAGGCGGCGAAGTCCCGCATCGAGGTCCAGAAGGCGTGCCGGCTCTCGACATCCATGGCCACCGTGGGCTCGTCGAGCACCAGGAGGTCGGGGTTGGACACCAACGCGATGGCGAGCCGGGTCCGCTGGGTCTGGCCACCGGACAGCTTCTGGGTACGCCGGTCGGCGATGTCGGCGATGCCGGTCATCTCGATGACGTCGTCGACCGCCAACGGCTCGCTGTAGATCGACGCCATCATCGTGATCAGCTCACGGACCGAGAGGTCACGGATCAGCTGGCCGGTCTGCAGCATGGCGCCGATGGCGCCAGCCTTGATGGCGTCGGCGGGATTCATGCCGAACAGTGAGACCGTGCCGCTGTCGGGCCGGGTCAGGCCCAGCAGCATGTCGATCGTGGTGGACTTACCGGCCCCGTTGGGTCCGAGTAGCGCCACCGTTTCGCCCGGGGTGATGGCGATGTCGACTCCACGGACGGCACGCACGACGGTGCCCTGGGCGTGGAACGACTTCACCAGGCCGCGCAGCTGTACGCCGGCCGCTTGTGAGGTGTGTGCATAGGTCGTCATGGCGACAAGACTGCCGGTCGCCGGGGCGGCTCACCAGTGTCGTGCGGCAGGACTGCCGGGTGACATTTGTAACGTCACCCCCGGCCGTGGCGGCAGGGTCCGACGGGTCAGCGCAGCGCCATGTGCAGGCGGACGACGGTCCCGCCGGCGGAGGTGCGCAGCTGCACCAGGTCGCAGAGCTGGTTGACCAGCCAGAGCCCGCGGCCGCTGGGCGCGTTGAGCGCGGGA from Mycobacteriales bacterium harbors:
- a CDS encoding ABC transporter ATP-binding protein, translating into MTTYAHTSQAAGVQLRGLVKSFHAQGTVVRAVRGVDIAITPGETVALLGPNGAGKSTTIDMLLGLTRPDSGTVSLFGMNPADAIKAGAIGAMLQTGQLIRDLSVRELITMMASIYSEPLAVDDVIEMTGIADIADRRTQKLSGGQTQRTRLAIALVSNPDLLVLDEPTVAMDVESRHAFWTSMRDFAASGKTVVFATHYLEEADAYADRIVLMAQGLVVADGPTTEIKATVGLRTIRATLPEADLAELSRLPGVTNVDRRGEAVILNCVDSDQAIRALLAGYPDARDIDISGAGLEQAFLQLTGAQDDASADDSTTEMISATEGTR